A single region of the Streptomyces sp. NBC_00236 genome encodes:
- a CDS encoding NUDIX hydrolase, producing MNAAAPQGYDPHAFEPFAVTVDLAVFTVRESRLHVLLVERGEEPYKGHWALPGGFVLPRESAGTAARRELAEETGLTEDTVPSLHLEQLGTYSEPDRDPRMRVVSVAYAALVPDLPEPRGGGDAAGAQWWDAGQLGTLAFDHDVILADARARVGAKLEYTCLATAFCPPEFTLGELQQVYETVWGVELDRPNFRRKVLATPGFVQAVEGPPRRTGGRGKPAALHRAGAATALHPPLLRPEGRST from the coding sequence ATGAACGCCGCCGCGCCCCAGGGCTACGACCCGCACGCCTTCGAGCCGTTCGCCGTCACCGTCGACCTCGCCGTCTTCACCGTTCGCGAGTCCCGGCTGCACGTCCTGCTCGTCGAACGGGGCGAGGAGCCGTACAAGGGCCACTGGGCGCTGCCCGGCGGCTTCGTGCTTCCCCGCGAGTCCGCCGGTACCGCGGCCCGCAGGGAACTGGCGGAGGAGACCGGGCTGACCGAGGACACCGTCCCGTCCCTCCACCTGGAGCAACTGGGTACCTACAGCGAACCGGACCGCGACCCGAGGATGCGGGTCGTCTCCGTCGCGTACGCCGCCCTCGTCCCCGACCTGCCGGAACCACGCGGCGGCGGCGACGCGGCCGGCGCCCAGTGGTGGGACGCCGGACAGCTCGGCACGCTCGCCTTCGACCACGACGTCATCCTCGCCGACGCCCGGGCCAGGGTCGGCGCCAAACTCGAGTACACCTGCCTGGCCACCGCGTTCTGCCCGCCCGAGTTCACCCTGGGAGAGCTCCAGCAGGTGTACGAGACGGTCTGGGGCGTCGAGCTGGACCGGCCCAACTTCCGGCGCAAGGTCCTTGCCACACCCGGATTCGTCCAGGCCGTGGAGGGACCGCCGCGCCGCACCGGAGGACGGGGAAAACCGGCCGCCCTCCACCGGGCGGGTGCCGCCACCGCCCTGCACCCCCCACTGCTGCGACCGGAAGGAAGAAGCACGTGA
- a CDS encoding nucleotidyltransferase domain-containing protein translates to MLTNTALLKEAGLPVTDLGPVVAGGRHPLLFATVSGAHLYGFPSRDSDVDLRGVHVLPAEDLVGLREPDETRSRMWDSDGVEMDLVTHDLRKFVRLMLKPNGYVLEQLLSPLVVHTSALHAELVALAPAVLTRNHAHHYRGFANTQWRLFERTGELKPLLYTFRALLTGIHLMRTGEVLAHLPTLLARVPAPSYLPGLITAKAAAEHGGADGVDTVAVARDIESLHRALDGAQADSGLPDGASGFDALHELVVRARLAPVPAG, encoded by the coding sequence ATGCTCACGAACACCGCACTCCTCAAGGAGGCCGGGCTGCCGGTCACCGACCTCGGCCCGGTCGTCGCGGGGGGACGCCACCCCCTGCTGTTCGCCACGGTCTCCGGGGCGCATCTGTACGGGTTCCCCTCCCGGGACTCGGACGTGGACCTGCGGGGGGTCCACGTCCTGCCCGCCGAGGACCTCGTCGGGCTCCGGGAGCCCGACGAGACCCGTTCGCGGATGTGGGACAGCGACGGGGTGGAGATGGACCTCGTCACCCACGACCTACGCAAGTTCGTCCGCCTGATGCTGAAGCCGAACGGCTACGTGCTGGAGCAGCTGCTGTCACCCCTGGTCGTGCACACGAGCGCCCTGCACGCCGAACTTGTGGCCCTCGCCCCGGCCGTCCTCACCCGCAACCACGCCCACCACTACCGCGGATTCGCCAACACCCAGTGGCGGCTCTTCGAGAGGACCGGTGAACTGAAACCGCTGCTGTACACCTTCCGGGCGCTGCTCACCGGTATCCACCTGATGCGCACCGGCGAGGTGCTGGCGCATCTGCCGACGCTGCTCGCCCGGGTTCCGGCACCGTCCTACCTCCCCGGGCTGATCACGGCGAAGGCCGCTGCCGAACACGGGGGAGCGGACGGGGTGGACACCGTGGCGGTGGCCCGGGACATCGAGTCGCTGCACCGGGCGCTCGACGGGGCCCAGGCGGACTCGGGGCTCCCGGACGGGGCGAGCGGCTTCGACGCACTGCATGAACTGGTGGTGCGGGCGCGCCTCGCTCCGGTCCCGGCGGGCTGA
- a CDS encoding MFS transporter, producing the protein MSGTTTARIRLREAADGANRWVVLVVLCLSLLLVALDATVLHVAVPAVTEDLRPSAVGLLWIVDVYPLVCASLLILFGTLGDRVGRRRILLLGYALFGVASAVAAMADSAGVLIAARAMLGVGGAMIMPATLSILRQVFPDRRERAVAIGVWSAVAAVGAATGPVIGGFLVEHFWWGSVFLINIPLMALILPLGRLLLPESRGSNDGPWDVLGALMAAAGVLGVVLGVKRAGTGEGLFGPGTLVPLLAGVALLAAFVRRQKRRTHPLVDMGMFARPAFTTAVGCIVLAMLALVGLELIAVQYLQLVLDLSPLETGLRLLPLTFAAMAAGATGSYTLRRVGPRRMVGWGFVLTAAAVLMLTAMGQHDRPGLLTVSFVLLGFGLQSTLFGAYESMLSEAPADRAGGAAAIGETSYQLGAGMGIALLGSVMNAAYAPGLAKLPDEGVPASAGAAAAHSLGEAYQVAAQLGGPLGAVLRSTARDAFVGGLHITLLVSAGLLLLGALAALKLPRAMECPPLLCEARESVDGHEVPGPRDAAGHQELPHPHELPDRERPEVLLRLPARRTPAEATGSGRAAH; encoded by the coding sequence ATGTCCGGGACGACCACAGCCCGAATCCGTCTGCGCGAAGCCGCCGACGGAGCCAATCGATGGGTCGTCCTGGTCGTCCTCTGCCTCAGCCTGCTGCTCGTGGCACTCGACGCGACCGTGCTGCACGTCGCCGTCCCCGCCGTCACCGAGGACCTGCGGCCCAGCGCCGTCGGTCTGCTGTGGATCGTCGACGTCTATCCCCTGGTCTGCGCGTCCCTGCTGATCCTCTTCGGCACGCTCGGTGACCGCGTGGGACGGCGGCGCATACTGCTGCTCGGCTACGCGCTCTTCGGGGTCGCATCCGCCGTCGCCGCCATGGCCGACAGCGCGGGCGTGCTCATAGCGGCCCGGGCCATGCTCGGCGTCGGCGGCGCGATGATCATGCCGGCGACCCTGTCGATCCTCCGGCAGGTCTTTCCCGACCGCCGTGAGCGGGCGGTGGCCATCGGCGTGTGGTCGGCCGTCGCCGCCGTCGGAGCCGCCACCGGCCCGGTCATCGGCGGCTTCCTCGTCGAACACTTCTGGTGGGGCTCGGTCTTCCTCATCAACATCCCGCTGATGGCCCTGATCCTGCCGCTCGGCCGGCTGCTGCTCCCGGAGTCCCGCGGCAGCAACGACGGCCCCTGGGACGTGCTCGGCGCGCTGATGGCCGCCGCCGGTGTCCTCGGCGTCGTCCTCGGGGTGAAGCGCGCGGGAACCGGCGAGGGGCTGTTCGGCCCGGGCACTCTCGTGCCGCTGCTGGCCGGGGTCGCGCTGCTGGCCGCGTTCGTCCGCCGTCAGAAGCGCCGGACGCATCCGCTGGTCGACATGGGGATGTTCGCCAGGCCCGCCTTCACCACCGCGGTGGGCTGCATCGTCCTCGCCATGCTCGCCCTGGTCGGCCTGGAGCTGATCGCTGTCCAGTACCTCCAGCTGGTCCTGGACCTCAGCCCGCTGGAGACCGGTCTGCGCCTTCTGCCGCTCACCTTCGCCGCGATGGCCGCGGGTGCCACCGGCTCGTACACCCTGCGCCGGGTCGGACCGCGCCGGATGGTCGGCTGGGGCTTCGTCCTGACGGCGGCCGCGGTGCTGATGCTGACCGCGATGGGCCAGCACGACCGGCCCGGCCTGCTGACCGTCTCCTTCGTCCTGCTGGGCTTCGGCCTGCAGTCCACGCTCTTCGGTGCGTACGAGTCCATGCTCAGCGAGGCCCCGGCCGACCGGGCCGGCGGGGCCGCCGCGATAGGCGAGACCTCCTACCAGCTGGGGGCCGGCATGGGCATCGCCCTGCTGGGAAGCGTGATGAACGCCGCGTACGCACCCGGTCTGGCCAAGCTGCCCGACGAGGGGGTCCCCGCCTCCGCGGGCGCCGCCGCGGCGCACTCGCTCGGCGAGGCCTATCAGGTCGCCGCGCAACTGGGCGGCCCGCTCGGCGCCGTATTGCGGTCCACCGCACGGGACGCCTTCGTCGGCGGGCTGCACATCACCCTGCTGGTCAGTGCGGGTCTGCTGCTCCTCGGGGCCCTCGCGGCACTGAAGCTGCCCCGCGCGATGGAGTGCCCGCCGTTGCTCTGCGAGGCCCGGGAGTCCGTGGACGGTCATGAGGTGCCCGGCCCCCGGGACGCGGCCGGTCACCAGGAGCTCCCGCACCCGCACGAGCTGCCGGACCGGGAGCGGCCCGAGGTGCTGCTCCGGCTGCCCGCGCGGCGCACGCCGGCCGAGGCGACGGGCTCTGGACGCGCGGCACACTGA
- the cmk gene encoding (d)CMP kinase: MSTTVETVSAAARTAPAAVIVAIDGPSGTGKSSTSKAVAAQLGLSYLDTGAQYRAITWWMLNNGIDVHDAAEVATAAAKPVIVSGTDPTGPTITVDGEDASGPIRTQEVTSKVSAVSAVPEVRTRITELQRTIAAGAEKGIVVEGRDIGTTVLPDADIKIFLTASPEARAARRSGEVKGSDLAATKEALIKRDAADSGRKTSPLAKADDAVEVDTTELTLQQVIECVVTLVGEKQAAK; encoded by the coding sequence GTGTCCACCACCGTGGAAACCGTAAGCGCCGCCGCCCGGACCGCCCCGGCCGCAGTGATCGTCGCCATCGACGGCCCCTCCGGAACCGGCAAGTCCAGCACGTCCAAGGCCGTCGCCGCCCAGCTCGGCCTCAGCTACCTGGACACCGGTGCCCAGTACCGGGCGATCACCTGGTGGATGCTGAACAACGGCATCGACGTGCACGACGCGGCGGAGGTGGCGACCGCGGCCGCCAAGCCGGTCATCGTCTCCGGCACCGACCCCACCGGCCCGACGATCACCGTCGACGGCGAGGACGCCTCCGGCCCGATCCGTACGCAGGAGGTCACCTCCAAGGTCAGCGCCGTCAGCGCCGTCCCCGAGGTGCGCACCCGCATCACCGAGCTGCAGCGCACCATCGCCGCCGGAGCGGAGAAGGGCATCGTCGTCGAGGGCCGCGACATCGGCACCACCGTGCTGCCCGACGCCGACATCAAGATCTTCCTGACCGCGTCCCCGGAGGCCCGCGCGGCCCGCCGCAGCGGCGAGGTCAAGGGTTCCGACCTGGCCGCCACCAAGGAAGCACTGATCAAGCGGGACGCAGCCGACTCCGGCCGCAAGACCTCGCCGCTAGCCAAGGCGGACGACGCGGTCGAGGTGGACACCACCGAGCTGACCCTCCAGCAGGTCATCGAGTGCGTCGTCACCCTCGTCGGGGAGAAGCAGGCCGCCAAGTGA
- the aroH gene encoding chorismate mutase → MAVRAVRGAVQLERDEAGHMDEQVSALLTTVLERNSLVADDLISIWFTATPDLHCDFPAAAARGIGIVDVPLICAQELDIEGAMPRVVRILAHVETYLAKSEIAHVYLGATAALRKDIAQ, encoded by the coding sequence GTGGCGGTACGAGCGGTCCGCGGAGCCGTCCAGCTGGAGCGGGACGAGGCCGGACACATGGACGAGCAGGTCAGTGCCCTGCTCACCACCGTCCTGGAGCGCAACAGCCTGGTCGCGGACGATCTGATCAGCATCTGGTTCACGGCCACACCCGATCTGCACTGCGACTTCCCGGCCGCCGCGGCACGCGGCATCGGTATCGTCGACGTACCGCTGATCTGCGCCCAGGAGCTGGACATCGAAGGCGCCATGCCCCGGGTGGTACGGATCCTCGCCCATGTCGAGACGTATCTCGCCAAGTCCGAGATCGCCCACGTCTACCTCGGCGCCACCGCCGCCCTTCGCAAGGACATCGCCCAGTGA
- the der gene encoding ribosome biogenesis GTPase Der — protein MNDQIHSGGSDHEHGALGDAEYAEFMELAAQEGFDPEDVEGAIGAAGHGPLPALAVVGRPNVGKSTLVNRIIGRREAVVQDKPGVTRDRVSYEAEWAGRRFKVVDTGGWEQDVLGLDASVAAQAEYAIEMADAVVFVVDSTVGATDTDEAVVKLLRRSGKPVVLCANKVDGQSGEADATALWSLGLGQPHPVSSLHGRGTGDMLDAVLEALPEAPAQSFGTAVGGPRRIALIGRPNVGKSSLLNKVANEDRVVVNELAGTTRDPVDELITLGGITWKFIDTAGIRRRVHLQEGADYYASLRTAAAVEKAEVAVILIDSSESISVQDQRIVTMAVEAGRAIVLAFNKWDTLDEERRYYLEREIETELAQVAWAPRVNVSALTGRHMEKLVPAIETALAGWETRIPTGRLNAFLGEIVASHPHPIRGGKQPRILFGTQAGTTPPRFVLFASGFLEHGYRRFVERRLREEFGFEGTPIHISVRVREKRGRNK, from the coding sequence ATGAACGACCAGATTCACTCCGGCGGCTCGGACCACGAGCACGGAGCGCTTGGCGATGCCGAGTACGCGGAGTTCATGGAGCTCGCCGCGCAGGAGGGGTTCGACCCCGAGGACGTCGAGGGTGCCATCGGTGCGGCCGGTCACGGCCCGCTGCCCGCACTCGCCGTCGTCGGCCGCCCCAACGTCGGCAAGTCGACCCTGGTGAACCGGATCATCGGCCGTCGCGAGGCCGTGGTCCAGGACAAGCCCGGCGTCACCCGTGACCGCGTCAGCTACGAGGCCGAATGGGCGGGCCGCCGCTTCAAGGTCGTCGACACCGGCGGCTGGGAGCAGGACGTGCTCGGGCTGGACGCCTCCGTCGCCGCCCAGGCCGAGTACGCGATCGAGATGGCCGACGCGGTCGTCTTCGTGGTCGACTCCACGGTCGGCGCCACCGACACCGACGAGGCCGTCGTCAAGCTGCTGCGCCGGTCCGGCAAGCCGGTCGTGCTCTGCGCGAACAAGGTCGACGGACAGAGCGGCGAGGCGGACGCCACCGCGCTCTGGTCGCTCGGCCTCGGCCAGCCGCACCCGGTCTCCTCGCTGCACGGCCGCGGCACCGGCGACATGCTGGACGCCGTGCTGGAGGCGCTTCCCGAGGCACCGGCCCAGTCGTTCGGCACGGCGGTCGGCGGCCCGCGCCGCATCGCGCTGATCGGCCGTCCGAACGTGGGCAAGTCCTCGCTGCTGAACAAGGTGGCCAACGAGGACCGCGTCGTCGTCAACGAACTGGCCGGCACGACCCGTGACCCGGTCGACGAGCTGATCACCCTCGGCGGCATCACCTGGAAGTTCATCGACACGGCGGGCATCCGGCGCCGGGTCCACCTCCAGGAGGGCGCGGACTACTACGCCTCGCTGCGTACCGCGGCCGCCGTGGAGAAGGCCGAGGTCGCCGTGATCCTGATCGACTCCAGCGAGTCGATCAGCGTCCAGGACCAGCGCATCGTCACCATGGCCGTCGAGGCCGGGCGCGCGATCGTCCTCGCCTTCAACAAGTGGGACACCCTCGACGAGGAGCGCCGCTACTACCTGGAGCGCGAGATCGAGACGGAGCTCGCGCAGGTCGCGTGGGCCCCGCGGGTCAACGTCTCGGCCCTCACCGGCCGCCACATGGAGAAGCTGGTCCCGGCGATCGAGACCGCGCTCGCCGGCTGGGAGACCCGTATCCCCACCGGCCGGCTGAACGCCTTCCTCGGTGAGATCGTCGCCTCCCACCCGCACCCGATCCGCGGCGGCAAGCAGCCCCGCATCCTGTTCGGCACCCAGGCGGGCACCACGCCGCCGCGCTTCGTGCTCTTCGCCTCCGGCTTCCTGGAGCACGGTTACCGCCGCTTCGTCGAGCGCCGGCTGCGTGAGGAGTTCGGCTTCGAGGGCACGCCGATCCACATCTCGGTGCGGGTCCGCGAGAAGCGCGGCCGCAACAAGTAG
- a CDS encoding nucleotidyltransferase domain-containing protein: MISPGDESLVRDHTVYSCVMGSRAFGLATEGSDTDRRGVFLAPTPLFWRFDKPPTHVDGPADEQFSWELERFCDLALRANPNVLECLHSPLVERIDATGRELLSLREAFLSRQAHQTFVRYALGQRRKLEADVRQYGAPRWKHAMHLLRLLASCRDLLRTGELTIDVGTAREELLAVKRGEVPWPEVERRMASLADESDEAAAVSPLPDRPDRARVEDFLIRARRASALASEAGSAG; the protein is encoded by the coding sequence ATGATCTCCCCCGGCGACGAGTCCCTGGTCCGCGACCACACGGTCTACTCCTGTGTGATGGGCTCACGCGCCTTCGGGCTCGCGACGGAGGGCAGCGACACGGACCGGCGCGGGGTGTTCCTCGCCCCGACCCCGCTGTTCTGGCGGTTCGACAAGCCTCCGACGCATGTCGACGGGCCGGCCGACGAACAGTTCTCGTGGGAGCTGGAGCGGTTCTGCGACCTGGCTCTGCGGGCCAACCCCAATGTGCTGGAGTGCCTGCACTCGCCGCTCGTGGAGCGGATCGACGCGACGGGCCGTGAACTCCTCTCCCTGCGCGAGGCGTTCCTGTCCCGGCAGGCCCATCAGACCTTCGTCCGGTACGCACTGGGGCAGCGCCGGAAGCTGGAGGCGGATGTCCGGCAGTACGGGGCGCCTCGCTGGAAGCACGCGATGCATCTGCTGCGGCTGCTGGCGAGCTGCCGGGACCTGCTGCGTACGGGAGAGCTCACGATCGACGTGGGCACGGCCCGGGAGGAACTGCTGGCGGTCAAGCGGGGCGAGGTCCCCTGGCCGGAGGTGGAGCGGCGCATGGCGTCGCTGGCCGACGAGAGTGACGAGGCGGCCGCCGTCTCCCCGCTGCCGGACCGGCCGGACCGGGCGCGGGTCGAGGACTTCCTGATCCGTGCCCGGCGGGCGTCGGCCCTGGCGTCCGAGGCGGGTTCGGCGGGCTGA
- a CDS encoding prephenate dehydrogenase — MRTALVIGTGLVGTSAALALAGRGIKVHLVDHDPESARTAAALGAGTDEQPEGRVDLAIVAVPPAHTATVLATAIGSGVARGYLDVASVKGGPRRELEALGVDLTPYIGTHPMAGKERSGPLAATADLFEGRPWVLTPTRDTDTEVLNLALELVALCRAVPVVMDADAHDRAVALVSHTPQLISSMVAARLEEADETAVRLCGQGIRDVTRIAASDPRMWVEILSANPGPVADVLAGVAADLEETVNALRGMQSADEDKRREGTEGIQDVLRRGNAGRVRVPGKHGAAPASYEVVAVLISDRPGELAGIFADAGRAGVNVEDVRIEHATGQQAGLVQLMVEPSAAPALSAALRERGWSIRQ, encoded by the coding sequence GTGAGAACCGCCCTCGTCATCGGAACGGGCCTCGTCGGCACCTCCGCGGCCCTCGCCCTCGCCGGGCGCGGTATCAAGGTCCACCTCGTCGACCACGACCCGGAGTCGGCGCGTACGGCGGCCGCCCTCGGAGCCGGTACGGACGAGCAGCCCGAGGGACGCGTCGACCTGGCGATCGTCGCCGTGCCGCCGGCCCACACCGCGACCGTGCTCGCCACCGCCATCGGCAGCGGCGTCGCCCGCGGCTACCTCGACGTCGCGAGCGTGAAGGGCGGACCGCGCCGCGAGCTGGAGGCGCTCGGCGTCGACCTCACCCCGTACATCGGTACGCACCCGATGGCCGGCAAGGAGCGCTCCGGCCCGCTCGCCGCCACCGCCGACCTGTTCGAGGGCCGGCCCTGGGTTCTCACGCCCACGCGGGACACCGACACCGAGGTCCTCAACCTCGCACTGGAGCTGGTCGCGCTCTGCCGCGCCGTCCCGGTCGTCATGGACGCCGACGCCCACGACCGGGCCGTCGCCCTCGTCTCCCACACCCCGCAACTGATCTCCTCGATGGTCGCCGCCCGCCTGGAGGAGGCCGACGAGACCGCGGTGCGCCTGTGCGGCCAGGGCATCAGGGACGTCACGCGGATCGCGGCCTCCGACCCCCGGATGTGGGTGGAGATCCTGTCCGCCAACCCGGGCCCGGTCGCCGACGTCCTCGCCGGTGTCGCCGCCGATCTGGAGGAGACCGTCAACGCCCTGCGCGGGATGCAGTCCGCCGACGAGGACAAGCGGCGCGAGGGCACCGAAGGCATCCAGGACGTCCTGCGCCGCGGCAACGCCGGCCGCGTCAGGGTCCCCGGCAAGCACGGGGCCGCCCCCGCCTCGTACGAGGTCGTGGCCGTCCTCATCAGCGACCGCCCCGGCGAACTGGCCGGGATCTTCGCGGACGCGGGCCGGGCCGGGGTCAACGTCGAGGACGTACGGATCGAGCACGCCACCGGGCAGCAGGCGGGCCTCGTCCAGCTGATGGTCGAACCGAGCGCCGCCCCGGCACTGAGCGCCGCCCTGCGCGAGCGGGGCTGGTCGATCCGGCAGTAG
- a CDS encoding ADP-ribosylglycohydrolase family protein — MIVTRTLTKQAATGALTGLALGDALGFPTEFNNVPSILATCGPWRQMRLPKPAFVTDDTQMTLALGRGIRTAMDRGLLTPLRLARPVREEFVDWYHSPDNNRAPGRTCMTACRLLDSDRLWQEASQTGSKGCGANMRVAPVGLVPGLSEEQRAGAAQLQAALTHGHPTALAASDLTARAVYLLAQGAEPMGLVGQLRSYAYENSNRYLTRWLGDLWRHAGDASPELYIQRGWDECLTALARVQDALRHPSPETDPCESTGDGWVAEEALATALHCFLLFPDEPVTALRRAACTRGDSDSLGCLTGALAGAHLGSAAWPKEWSERIEYRSDLLSLGALWDA, encoded by the coding sequence GTGATCGTGACCAGGACCCTCACCAAACAGGCCGCCACCGGCGCGCTGACCGGGCTCGCGCTCGGCGACGCCCTGGGCTTCCCGACCGAGTTCAACAACGTCCCCTCCATCCTCGCCACGTGCGGGCCGTGGCGCCAGATGCGGCTGCCGAAGCCGGCGTTCGTCACCGACGACACCCAGATGACCCTCGCTCTCGGACGCGGAATCCGTACCGCCATGGACCGCGGACTGCTCACCCCGCTGCGCCTCGCGCGGCCGGTCCGCGAGGAGTTCGTCGACTGGTACCACTCGCCCGACAACAACCGTGCCCCCGGCCGCACCTGCATGACCGCCTGCCGTCTGCTCGACAGCGACCGCCTCTGGCAGGAGGCCAGCCAGACCGGTTCCAAGGGCTGCGGCGCCAACATGCGCGTCGCACCCGTCGGCCTCGTTCCCGGACTGAGCGAGGAACAGCGCGCCGGCGCCGCCCAGCTCCAGGCGGCCCTCACCCACGGACACCCGACCGCACTCGCCGCGTCCGACCTGACGGCCCGTGCCGTCTACCTGCTGGCCCAGGGCGCGGAGCCGATGGGCCTGGTCGGCCAGTTGCGCAGCTACGCGTACGAGAACAGCAACCGTTACCTCACCCGCTGGCTCGGCGACCTCTGGCGCCACGCGGGCGACGCGTCCCCGGAGCTGTACATCCAGCGCGGCTGGGACGAGTGCCTCACCGCCCTGGCCCGGGTCCAGGACGCCCTGCGCCACCCGTCACCGGAGACCGACCCCTGCGAGAGCACCGGCGACGGCTGGGTCGCCGAGGAGGCCCTCGCCACGGCCCTGCACTGCTTCCTGCTCTTCCCCGACGAACCCGTCACCGCCCTGCGCCGCGCCGCCTGCACCCGGGGCGACTCGGACTCGCTCGGCTGCCTGACCGGCGCGCTGGCCGGCGCGCATCTGGGCTCGGCGGCCTGGCCCAAGGAGTGGTCGGAGCGGATCGAGTACCGGAGCGACCTCCTGTCCCTGGGGGCGCTCTGGGACGCTTGA
- a CDS encoding lysophospholipid acyltransferase family protein, which produces MTPATGAPTLRGAAVGRGIGIGLMHGLFKPRVLGAWRVPASGPVILAVNHSHNIDGPMLMGTAPRPVHFLIKKEAFVGPLDPFLRGIGQLKVDRSIADRTAITHALGVLEDGGVLGIFPEGTRGEGDFASLRAGLAYFAVRSGAPIVPVAVLGSTERRGRLISALPPLRSRVDVVFGEAFEAGDGSGRRTRTALDEATVRIQGRLTGHLEQARRLTGRTE; this is translated from the coding sequence GTGACACCTGCCACGGGCGCGCCCACGCTGCGCGGAGCGGCGGTCGGGCGCGGCATCGGGATCGGGCTGATGCACGGGCTCTTCAAGCCCCGCGTACTCGGCGCCTGGCGGGTCCCCGCCTCCGGACCCGTCATACTCGCGGTGAACCACTCGCACAACATCGACGGGCCGATGCTGATGGGCACCGCGCCCCGGCCCGTCCACTTCCTGATCAAGAAAGAGGCGTTCGTCGGCCCCCTGGACCCGTTCCTGCGTGGAATCGGTCAGCTGAAGGTGGACCGTTCGATCGCCGACCGCACCGCCATCACCCACGCCCTCGGCGTGCTGGAGGACGGCGGAGTGCTCGGGATCTTCCCCGAGGGCACCAGGGGCGAAGGAGACTTCGCCTCGTTGCGCGCCGGACTGGCGTATTTCGCGGTACGCAGCGGGGCGCCGATCGTGCCCGTGGCCGTACTGGGAAGCACTGAGCGCCGCGGACGGTTGATATCGGCACTGCCGCCGTTGCGCAGCCGTGTCGACGTCGTCTTCGGTGAGGCGTTCGAGGCGGGCGATGGCAGCGGCAGACGGACGCGCACGGCGCTGGACGAGGCGACGGTGCGCATCCAGGGACGGCTGACCGGCCACCTGGAGCAGGCCAGGCGCCTCACCGGGCGCACCGAGTAA
- a CDS encoding phosphatase PAP2 family protein produces the protein MRTDIFARLDREPEPPKIETPRMSPHRIALFGGTLAFYLAIVIAVLMSSWLVTLDWKVMLFRPYQQWPGIHAFLDYYVVLGQRGPTAVMVACWLGWRSWRQHTLRPLLTLGASLLLLNVTVGAVKIGLGRLGPHYATQIGSAELFAGGDIFPSGHTANAVVTWGILAYLAATPRARRYLSAMSAIVSLGVGLTTVYLGTHWLSDVVLGWAAGLLILLGLPWVEPLITRAENWIFAAREWLSARGRTVAPHPAPAGTPQPATAGLHAMGNAAQGSAREPAGTGGHQTSVVTVTGGRPRAHTAPPAHPGHTTRSERTPVTPAGSRRPPHTERTPRGGAAPARPVAGG, from the coding sequence GTGCGTACCGACATCTTTGCCCGTCTGGACCGGGAGCCGGAACCGCCGAAGATAGAGACACCGCGGATGAGTCCTCACCGCATCGCTCTCTTCGGCGGGACGTTGGCGTTCTATCTGGCCATCGTCATTGCCGTGCTCATGTCGTCCTGGCTGGTGACCCTGGACTGGAAGGTCATGCTCTTCCGGCCGTACCAGCAGTGGCCCGGCATCCACGCCTTCCTCGACTACTACGTCGTCCTCGGACAGCGCGGGCCGACGGCGGTCATGGTCGCCTGCTGGCTGGGCTGGCGCTCCTGGCGGCAGCACACCCTGCGACCCCTGCTGACGCTGGGCGCCTCACTCCTGCTGCTCAACGTGACGGTGGGCGCGGTCAAGATCGGCCTCGGCCGGCTCGGCCCGCACTACGCGACGCAGATCGGATCGGCGGAGCTCTTCGCCGGCGGCGATATATTTCCCTCGGGCCACACCGCCAACGCGGTCGTGACCTGGGGAATCCTTGCCTATCTGGCCGCCACCCCGCGCGCCAGGCGCTATCTGTCGGCCATGTCCGCGATCGTCTCCCTCGGGGTCGGTCTGACGACGGTCTACCTCGGTACGCACTGGCTCAGCGATGTGGTGCTCGGATGGGCGGCCGGGCTGCTGATCCTCCTGGGCCTGCCCTGGGTCGAGCCATTGATCACCCGGGCCGAGAACTGGATCTTCGCGGCCCGCGAATGGCTCAGCGCCCGCGGCAGGACCGTGGCACCGCACCCCGCCCCGGCCGGCACTCCCCAGCCGGCGACGGCCGGCCTGCATGCCATGGGCAACGCGGCACAGGGCTCCGCCCGTGAACCGGCCGGCACCGGCGGACACCAGACGTCGGTGGTCACGGTCACCGGCGGCCGCCCCCGGGCGCACACCGCACCGCCCGCGCACCCGGGCCACACCACGCGCTCCGAGCGGACCCCGGTCACCCCGGCGGGCAGCCGCCGCCCACCGCACACGGAACGTACGCCCCGCGGCGGCGCGGCCCCTGCCCGGCCGGTGGCGGGCGGCTGA
- a CDS encoding I78 family peptidase inhibitor: MAPVPTPSAQPDDTPGAYVGLTSETAEQRARKRGWATVRALPPGTVITMEFQSGRINFEVEAGVVRRCWTG, translated from the coding sequence ATGGCACCTGTACCGACTCCTTCCGCCCAGCCCGACGACACTCCCGGCGCCTATGTCGGCCTCACCTCCGAGACCGCCGAACAGCGAGCCCGGAAGCGCGGCTGGGCCACGGTCAGAGCCCTGCCGCCGGGCACCGTGATCACCATGGAGTTCCAGAGCGGCCGGATCAACTTCGAGGTCGAGGCGGGCGTCGTCAGACGCTGCTGGACCGGCTGA